From Chryseobacterium shandongense, the proteins below share one genomic window:
- the mtaB gene encoding tRNA (N(6)-L-threonylcarbamoyladenosine(37)-C(2))-methylthiotransferase MtaB — MSQFHRTAAFHTLGCKLNFAETSTIARQLTEAGYEKVSFDDKADIYVINTCSVTENADRECKLHVKRAMKANPEGLVVIVGCYAQLKPEEISQIEGVDLVLGAKEKFNILSYLDDLEKSENEGIVHSCEIEETDFFIGSYSIGDRTRAFLKVQDGCDYKCTYCTIPLARGISRSDTIENVLRNAREISQKDIKEIVLTGVNIGDYGKGEFGNKKHEHTFLDLISELDKVEGIERIRISSIEPNLLKDESIELVSRSRSFVPHFHIPLQSGSDDLLKKMKRRYLTKLYKDRVAKIREVMPHAAIGVDVIVGFPGETEELFIETYNFLNELPITYLHVFTYSERENTEAAAMDGIVPISERKKRNKMLRILSEKKKMAFYQTQLGKTLPVLWEHENKDGKMFGFTENYVRVQKDYDAASVNQIEFLKLDKIEPDGTVSVQYSFEKFLEKL, encoded by the coding sequence ATGTCTCAATTTCACAGAACTGCCGCATTTCATACCTTAGGCTGCAAATTAAATTTTGCGGAAACATCTACCATTGCCCGTCAATTGACAGAGGCAGGATATGAAAAGGTGAGTTTTGATGATAAAGCAGACATTTATGTGATTAACACCTGTTCTGTTACGGAAAATGCTGATCGTGAGTGTAAACTTCACGTTAAAAGAGCAATGAAAGCCAATCCGGAAGGACTGGTGGTCATTGTGGGGTGTTACGCCCAGCTGAAACCGGAAGAAATTTCACAGATCGAAGGAGTAGACCTGGTGTTGGGTGCTAAGGAAAAATTCAATATCCTAAGCTATCTTGATGATCTTGAAAAATCTGAAAATGAAGGGATTGTTCATTCCTGCGAAATTGAAGAAACGGATTTTTTCATCGGAAGTTATTCTATAGGAGACAGAACCAGGGCTTTCCTAAAGGTCCAGGATGGCTGCGACTACAAATGTACCTACTGTACGATTCCTTTAGCTAGAGGAATTTCCCGTTCCGACACCATTGAAAATGTGCTAAGAAATGCCAGAGAAATTTCTCAGAAAGATATCAAAGAAATCGTTCTTACCGGAGTCAACATCGGAGATTACGGAAAAGGGGAGTTCGGAAACAAAAAACATGAGCACACGTTTTTGGATTTAATTTCCGAGCTTGATAAAGTGGAAGGAATCGAGAGAATCCGTATCTCTTCCATTGAGCCTAATCTTCTTAAGGATGAAAGTATTGAACTGGTTTCCAGAAGCAGAAGCTTTGTTCCGCATTTTCACATTCCGCTGCAATCCGGAAGCGATGATCTTCTGAAAAAAATGAAGCGCCGTTATCTTACCAAACTGTACAAAGACCGGGTTGCTAAAATCCGTGAGGTAATGCCTCATGCCGCGATCGGTGTTGACGTTATCGTAGGATTTCCAGGGGAAACGGAAGAACTGTTTATCGAAACGTATAACTTTCTAAATGAACTTCCGATTACGTATCTTCATGTTTTTACCTATTCCGAAAGAGAAAATACCGAAGCTGCCGCAATGGATGGTATTGTACCGATTTCCGAAAGAAAGAAACGTAATAAAATGCTCAGAATTCTTTCCGAAAAGAAAAAAATGGCATTCTATCAGACCCAGCTTGGAAAAACGCTTCCCGTACTTTGGGAACACGAAAACAAGGACGGAAAAATGTTCGGCTTTACAGAAAATTATGTTAGGGTACAGAAAGATTATGATGCCGCATCTGTCAACCAGATTGAATTCCTGAAATTGGATAAAATAGAACCAGATGGAACAGTTTCCGTGCAGTATTCTTTTGAGAAGTTTCTGGAGAAACTGTAA
- a CDS encoding acyloxyacyl hydrolase codes for MAKVKQMISLIILTTLFFSKAKAQYWQGDNWYNNPLGFEPVKLHTSMGFIIPAVAVGAYLLLTKKDLDLQNRLSVYNETGLSWGYKYPYTFMPQNNLGINFQLRKFISVGIELDIYFPRDNFNKTTGFALRPFARFYPLNKEKWRLYFESGGGFIYLLNEFPEPTDQDNRLGTQWNGTTKYGIGSEINASESTAIIFGVRHLHISNGNTKGAERNPSHDSNGFFLGLSYRL; via the coding sequence ATGGCAAAAGTAAAGCAAATGATTTCCCTGATTATTCTTACAACATTATTTTTCAGCAAGGCCAAAGCTCAATATTGGCAAGGTGACAATTGGTACAATAATCCGCTCGGATTTGAACCTGTGAAGCTTCATACCTCAATGGGATTTATCATTCCTGCCGTAGCAGTAGGAGCCTATTTATTATTAACAAAAAAAGATCTGGATTTACAAAACCGGCTATCCGTTTACAATGAAACAGGCTTATCCTGGGGGTATAAATATCCGTATACTTTTATGCCACAAAATAATTTAGGCATCAATTTTCAATTGAGGAAATTTATATCTGTCGGGATCGAACTTGACATTTATTTTCCGAGAGACAACTTTAATAAAACCACAGGTTTTGCCCTGCGTCCATTTGCAAGATTTTATCCCTTAAATAAAGAAAAATGGCGTTTGTATTTTGAATCGGGTGGCGGATTTATCTATCTGCTGAATGAGTTTCCTGAACCAACCGATCAGGACAACCGCTTGGGAACACAATGGAACGGGACTACGAAATATGGAATTGGCTCAGAGATTAATGCATCAGAGTCAACAGCGATAATTTTTGGAGTAAGGCATTTACATATTTCTAATGGCAATACAAAAGGAGCTGAACGAAATCCCTCACACGATAGTAACGGATTTTTTTTGGGGCTTTCTTACAGACTATAA
- a CDS encoding shikimate kinase, giving the protein MIISLVGYMGSGKSHISKILSEKLNFRLIDLDKEISKRNKLTIPEIFAKRGEIYFRKLERETLEEILATEENLVLSLGGGTPAYYNNMEIINSNSKSVFLRASVGTLAERLSKQKEKRPLIANITDENLPEFIAKHLFERNVFYSKAQFHVVTDSREPEEIVGEIIEKLYL; this is encoded by the coding sequence ATGATAATTTCACTGGTCGGATACATGGGAAGTGGCAAATCTCACATTTCCAAAATATTAAGCGAAAAACTAAATTTTAGACTTATTGACCTCGATAAAGAGATTTCTAAGCGAAATAAATTAACCATTCCAGAAATATTCGCAAAAAGGGGAGAAATCTACTTTAGAAAGCTTGAGCGGGAGACCCTGGAAGAAATACTGGCTACTGAAGAAAACCTGGTTCTTAGCCTGGGCGGAGGAACTCCTGCTTACTACAATAACATGGAAATTATTAACAGTAATTCCAAGAGTGTTTTCTTGAGAGCCTCCGTCGGTACTTTAGCGGAAAGATTGTCTAAACAAAAAGAAAAACGCCCGCTTATTGCCAATATAACAGACGAAAATCTTCCGGAATTCATTGCCAAACATTTATTTGAGAGAAACGTTTTCTACAGTAAGGCACAGTTTCATGTGGTTACAGACAGTCGAGAGCCGGAAGAAATTGTGGGTGAAATAATAGAAAAGCTCTATCTATAG
- the glmS gene encoding glutamine--fructose-6-phosphate transaminase (isomerizing), with protein sequence MCGIVGYTGFQDAYDIVINGLRRLEYRGYDSAGIVLEDGNNKLEVEKTKGKVEDLVNISSQLKGKAKIGMGHTRWATHGVPSDRNSHPHLSNNGKLAIIHNGIIENYDTIKTMLTEKGFTFKSETDTEVLVNLIQYFMDLNTETDFPTAVRYALNEVYGAYAITVMHEDYPGVLVVGRLGSPLAIGIGEKEYFIASDASPFVEFTKEAIYLEEGHMATISLEGGVDIRTITENSKIVPEIQKLKLSLEQIEKSGYEHFMLKEIFEQPKSVHDTMRGRLLVDEGVIKMAGIWDHIEKFKNANRIIIIACGTSWHAGLIGEYLIEEYARIPVEVEYASEFRYRNPIITDKDVVIAISQSGETADTMAALKLAKEKGAFIYGICNVVDSSIARITDAGSYTHAGPEIGVASTKAFTAQLTILSLIALKLGKHNGNLGNADFMSLIAELDAIPKKIEDVLSSTHELVQNIAKDFVDATNFLYLGRGYNYPAALEGALKLKEISYIHAEGYPAAEMKHGPIALIDENMPIVIIAPKKGHYDKIVSNVQEIKARKGKVIAVVNRGDTQVSEMSDYVIEIPETSECFSPIVASVPLQLLAYYIAVYRGANVDQPRNLAKSVTVE encoded by the coding sequence ATGTGCGGAATCGTTGGATATACAGGTTTTCAAGACGCTTACGATATAGTAATTAATGGTCTTAGAAGATTAGAATACAGAGGGTACGATAGTGCCGGAATCGTTTTAGAAGACGGAAATAATAAATTAGAAGTAGAAAAAACAAAAGGTAAAGTTGAGGATCTTGTGAATATTTCCAGTCAGTTGAAAGGAAAAGCTAAAATCGGGATGGGACATACGCGTTGGGCAACTCACGGAGTTCCTAGTGACAGAAATTCTCACCCGCATTTGTCTAATAACGGCAAGCTTGCTATTATCCATAACGGGATCATTGAAAATTATGATACCATCAAAACAATGCTTACCGAAAAAGGTTTTACCTTCAAATCCGAAACGGATACTGAAGTTCTGGTGAATCTTATTCAGTATTTCATGGACCTTAACACTGAAACGGATTTCCCTACTGCGGTACGATATGCTTTGAATGAAGTTTATGGAGCATATGCCATTACGGTAATGCATGAAGATTATCCAGGAGTGCTTGTTGTGGGTAGACTTGGATCTCCCTTGGCAATTGGAATTGGAGAGAAAGAATATTTTATCGCATCAGATGCTTCTCCGTTTGTGGAATTCACGAAAGAAGCTATTTACCTTGAAGAAGGTCACATGGCCACAATTTCTTTGGAGGGCGGAGTGGACATCAGAACAATCACTGAGAATTCTAAAATCGTACCTGAAATCCAAAAGCTTAAATTAAGTCTTGAACAGATAGAAAAAAGCGGTTACGAACATTTTATGCTAAAAGAAATTTTCGAACAGCCAAAATCCGTTCATGACACCATGAGAGGAAGATTGCTGGTAGACGAAGGTGTTATAAAAATGGCCGGAATCTGGGATCATATCGAAAAGTTCAAAAATGCCAACAGAATTATCATCATTGCATGCGGAACATCGTGGCACGCAGGGCTTATCGGAGAATATCTTATAGAAGAATATGCAAGAATTCCTGTTGAGGTAGAGTATGCATCAGAATTCAGATACAGAAATCCTATTATCACGGATAAAGACGTTGTTATTGCGATTTCCCAATCAGGAGAAACGGCTGATACAATGGCTGCTCTGAAACTTGCAAAAGAAAAAGGCGCATTTATTTACGGAATCTGTAATGTTGTAGATTCTTCTATAGCCAGAATTACAGACGCAGGATCATATACACACGCAGGCCCTGAAATCGGGGTAGCTTCTACAAAGGCTTTCACAGCGCAGCTTACGATTCTTAGTTTAATTGCATTAAAATTAGGTAAACATAACGGAAATTTAGGAAATGCAGATTTCATGAGCTTAATCGCTGAATTGGATGCTATCCCTAAGAAAATTGAAGATGTATTAAGTTCTACCCACGAATTGGTACAAAATATTGCTAAAGATTTTGTAGATGCTACCAACTTCTTATATCTGGGAAGAGGATACAATTATCCGGCAGCCCTTGAAGGAGCTCTGAAACTTAAGGAAATTTCCTACATTCATGCGGAAGGATATCCTGCGGCGGAGATGAAGCACGGCCCTATTGCTTTGATCGACGAAAATATGCCTATCGTTATTATTGCCCCTAAAAAAGGTCACTATGATAAGATCGTAAGCAACGTTCAGGAAATCAAGGCAAGAAAAGGAAAAGTAATTGCCGTAGTAAACAGAGGAGATACGCAGGTAAGCGAAATGTCAGACTACGTTATTGAAATTCCTGAAACCTCAGAATGTTTCTCACCTATTGTTGCATCAGTGCCTTTACAGCTCTTAGCATACTATATTGCAGTGTACCGAGGAGCGAATGTAGACCAGCCGAGAAACCTCGCAAAATCTGTAACTGTGGAATAA
- the panC gene encoding pantoate--beta-alanine ligase, giving the protein MEVLKSKKILQDFIERQREMGKKIGFAPTMGALHDGHLSLYKMAREENDLVVSSIFVNPTQFNNTEDLEKYPRDINRDILILEKSGLVDAVYVPEVTDIYPEKTESQHYNFDGLEDEMEGKSRPGHFDGVGTVVEELFKQVKPDNAYFGEKDFQQLAIIKKMTEKQNLPIKIIGVPIFRAENGLALSSRNQRLDKERKEDSKIIYETLKKVNEWFRVLTVPEIKQRVQDIFDHQRGMQLEYFLIADERTLKETDFFYKDRSFRAFIVVVVDGVRLIDNMHLD; this is encoded by the coding sequence ATGGAAGTTTTAAAAAGCAAGAAGATTCTTCAGGACTTCATTGAACGACAGAGAGAAATGGGAAAAAAAATAGGCTTTGCACCAACTATGGGAGCATTGCATGACGGCCATCTTTCACTCTATAAAATGGCACGGGAAGAAAATGATCTGGTGGTTTCATCCATTTTTGTTAACCCAACCCAATTCAACAATACGGAAGATCTCGAAAAATATCCGAGAGATATTAATCGCGACATTTTAATCCTTGAAAAATCGGGGCTGGTAGATGCGGTATACGTCCCTGAAGTTACCGATATTTATCCTGAAAAAACAGAAAGTCAGCATTATAATTTCGACGGATTGGAAGATGAAATGGAAGGCAAATCCCGGCCAGGACATTTTGACGGAGTAGGAACGGTAGTAGAAGAACTTTTCAAACAGGTTAAGCCAGATAATGCTTATTTTGGAGAAAAGGATTTTCAGCAGCTTGCCATTATCAAAAAAATGACTGAAAAACAAAATCTCCCGATTAAAATAATAGGAGTTCCTATTTTCCGTGCAGAAAACGGTCTCGCTTTAAGTTCAAGAAATCAAAGGCTCGATAAGGAACGCAAAGAAGATTCGAAAATCATTTATGAAACGTTGAAAAAAGTAAATGAATGGTTCCGTGTATTAACAGTTCCTGAAATAAAGCAGCGTGTACAGGATATTTTTGACCATCAGAGAGGGATGCAGCTTGAATATTTCCTGATTGCGGATGAGAGAACATTAAAAGAAACCGATTTTTTCTATAAAGACAGAAGCTTTAGGGCATTCATAGTTGTTGTTGTTGACGGAGTAAGATTAATTGACAATATGCATTTGGATTAA
- a CDS encoding RNA-binding S4 domain-containing protein translates to MRIDKFLWSIRFYKTRTIATDEIKKNRVSIGESVVKSSKEVKEGDVIKIRKNQIDYKIKVIQIPKSRIGAKLVPLHIKDVTDKEQYELLKMRKMSQDYYRIKGEGRPTKKDRRDMDDYVENDIASDFTDWDDFFGEKNADDSDD, encoded by the coding sequence ATGAGAATAGATAAATTTTTATGGAGCATTCGTTTTTATAAGACCAGAACCATTGCTACCGATGAAATCAAAAAGAACAGAGTATCTATCGGCGAGTCTGTGGTGAAGTCTTCTAAAGAGGTAAAAGAAGGAGATGTTATCAAGATCCGTAAAAATCAGATTGACTATAAAATAAAAGTAATTCAGATCCCTAAAAGCAGGATAGGAGCGAAGCTGGTTCCGCTGCACATTAAAGATGTAACGGATAAAGAGCAGTACGAACTTCTGAAAATGCGTAAAATGTCCCAAGATTATTACAGAATCAAAGGAGAGGGAAGACCAACAAAAAAGGACAGAAGGGATATGGATGATTATGTGGAAAACGATATTGCTTCAGACTTTACCGACTGGGATGATTTCTTCGGAGAAAAGAATGCGGACGATTCAGATGATTGA
- a CDS encoding glycogen/starch synthase: MPNQKILYITTEMYPYQEDTNMATVVNKMALKMHNEGNDVRVFMPRFGQISERKFQLHEVIRLSGMNIIINDLDQPLIIKVASLPGERLQVYFIDNEEYFKRKQYYFDDEGKPFDDNDERAIFFARGVIETIKKLNWVPDVIHLNGWMSSFVPIYLKTYYESDTYFKDAKIVLSLYNEKDAPLASNINEKLKFDNISDLKALDNPSVKTFVAESMGYVDMVVKGDEFLDEDLDKAFNETSTQKSEYLDIDSINQLY; this comes from the coding sequence ATGCCGAATCAAAAAATACTGTACATTACTACAGAAATGTATCCCTATCAGGAAGATACGAATATGGCTACCGTAGTAAACAAAATGGCACTTAAGATGCACAATGAAGGCAATGATGTAAGAGTTTTTATGCCAAGATTTGGACAAATAAGTGAAAGGAAATTCCAGCTTCATGAGGTGATCCGCCTGTCGGGAATGAATATCATCATCAATGACCTTGATCAGCCTCTTATTATTAAAGTAGCGTCTCTTCCGGGGGAAAGACTTCAGGTATACTTTATCGATAATGAAGAATATTTCAAAAGAAAGCAATATTATTTTGATGATGAAGGAAAGCCTTTTGATGACAACGATGAAAGAGCAATTTTCTTCGCCAGAGGCGTAATTGAAACCATTAAGAAGCTGAACTGGGTTCCCGATGTGATTCATCTTAACGGATGGATGTCTTCCTTTGTTCCTATTTATTTAAAAACATATTACGAATCCGATACTTACTTTAAAGATGCAAAGATTGTTCTTTCTTTATATAATGAAAAAGATGCACCCTTGGCTTCCAATATCAACGAAAAGTTGAAGTTTGATAATATTTCAGATCTTAAAGCGTTAGATAATCCAAGCGTTAAAACTTTTGTTGCCGAAAGTATGGGCTATGTGGATATGGTTGTAAAGGGCGATGAATTTCTCGATGAAGACCTAGATAAGGCTTTCAATGAAACTTCAACCCAGAAATCGGAATATTTGGATATAGACTCTATTAATCAACTTTATTAA
- a CDS encoding FMN-binding glutamate synthase family protein: MRDKFLSWGLVLVIVTWIVALLIRAHYWIPILLTAIYALGVYNTYQTKHAILRNFPVLGYFRYFFESISPEMQQYFIERETDGKPFPRNQRSAVYRRAKNLGDTVAFGTQLEVNHRKYEGIKHSIYAKSPSEELPRVWVGGDQCTQPYHASLLNISAMSFGSLSDRAQISLNRGAKKGNFYHNTGEGGISPYHLEGGDLCWQIGTGYFGCRDDEGKFNPELFTKYSNLPNVKMIEIKLSQGAKPGHGGVLPGVKNTPEIAKIRHVTPGMTIISPPSHSSFSDAAGLLRFVHELRDLSGGKPVGFKLCIGDTKEFEDICVQMNVLKIYPDFITVDGAEGGTGAAPPEFSDGVGMPLEPALIFVNRTLKNYNVRNKLRVIASGKVLTSLDILRAIAMGADMCNNARGFMFSLGCIQALRCNSNNCPTGVATQDKMLVKGLDVTDKAERVYHFHKNTLHTCNELIAAAGRSSYEEVDATMFMRGDEFDHLSDHYFPDILGNVKHKAEY, encoded by the coding sequence ATGAGAGATAAGTTTTTATCTTGGGGATTGGTATTGGTAATTGTTACTTGGATTGTAGCCTTACTGATCAGAGCACATTACTGGATACCTATTCTCTTAACGGCCATTTATGCATTAGGAGTGTACAATACCTATCAGACCAAACATGCAATTCTGAGAAACTTCCCGGTGTTGGGGTATTTCAGATATTTTTTCGAAAGTATTTCACCTGAGATGCAGCAGTATTTTATTGAAAGGGAAACAGATGGAAAACCATTTCCTAGAAACCAGCGTTCGGCGGTGTACAGAAGAGCCAAAAACTTAGGCGATACCGTAGCTTTCGGAACGCAGCTGGAAGTTAACCACCGCAAATACGAAGGGATCAAGCATTCCATTTATGCAAAATCGCCTTCAGAAGAACTTCCGAGAGTTTGGGTAGGAGGGGATCAGTGTACACAGCCTTACCACGCTTCTTTGCTAAATATATCGGCGATGAGTTTCGGGTCTCTAAGTGACCGCGCTCAGATCTCCTTGAACAGAGGTGCTAAAAAAGGAAACTTTTATCATAATACAGGAGAAGGAGGCATTTCGCCTTATCACCTTGAAGGAGGTGATCTTTGCTGGCAGATCGGGACCGGTTATTTCGGCTGCAGGGATGATGAAGGTAAATTTAATCCTGAACTATTTACAAAATATTCCAATCTTCCTAATGTGAAAATGATTGAAATTAAACTTTCACAAGGGGCGAAGCCCGGACATGGTGGTGTTTTGCCAGGAGTGAAAAATACTCCGGAAATTGCCAAAATCCGTCATGTAACACCCGGAATGACCATAATTTCTCCACCCTCCCATTCTTCATTCTCCGATGCAGCAGGATTGCTGAGATTTGTTCATGAGCTACGGGATCTTTCAGGGGGAAAACCTGTCGGATTTAAGCTGTGTATAGGCGATACAAAAGAATTTGAAGATATCTGTGTTCAGATGAATGTTTTAAAAATTTATCCTGATTTTATTACCGTAGACGGTGCGGAAGGGGGAACCGGAGCAGCACCACCTGAATTTTCGGACGGTGTAGGAATGCCATTGGAGCCGGCTCTTATTTTTGTAAACAGAACACTTAAAAATTATAATGTACGAAATAAGCTGCGCGTCATTGCAAGCGGAAAGGTGTTAACCAGTCTGGATATCTTGAGAGCCATTGCTATGGGAGCAGATATGTGCAACAATGCAAGAGGTTTTATGTTCTCGCTTGGCTGCATTCAGGCATTAAGATGTAATTCCAATAATTGTCCTACCGGTGTTGCTACCCAGGATAAAATGCTGGTTAAAGGACTGGATGTTACCGATAAGGCTGAAAGGGTGTATCACTTCCATAAAAATACACTTCATACCTGTAATGAGCTGATTGCAGCGGCAGGACGAAGTTCTTATGAAGAAGTAGATGCAACCATGTTCATGAGGGGTGATGAGTTTGATCATCTTTCAGATCACTATTTCCCGGATATTTTAGGGAACGTAAAACATAAAGCAGAATATTAA
- a CDS encoding DUF4270 family protein, giving the protein MIHTVKKTITAISMVVLGSILLYNCEPDADTLGEQLFLDGAAQGNVEAFEVTAYNIDNNDTIRTDAAKLTNGVLGAFNESQFGMQKASYLTQVKLSTYDPDFGTNATVDSVVLVIKPKFASDSVTTNTVDDNYTYTTAADGAVNAKKVVNTYPVLKFGKAKRSLTIKVNEVQTFLKAASDTVKSNDVFAFDSNELGSKVFNGNASSIAITKDDGGTALFTASTPGIRIPLDKNFFQTKIIAKKDQPELQDASNFIRYFKGLRVSVAESDGYLFQFSPNDMEMIMYYKYDKTENGTTTRPQTSYSFVLGTGNAHIGQYQYERTGSALGNFTGIGNTVTGDAKLYTQAMGGPSIGVKIPESTITELKNRVSEKKAGIISAKIRIYVDPLWNDTNYAMPTEFTLLRRYVDPSSTNPTKVKSNFTNDLLKLAGVPGYAIFKAYDLDKEKPYYDFIVTQSIKEMIEPESKPSTDKTETKYFKIDLGSFEPNSDGTSLAGFKSTTTSYNTRRAVFIGTDAGNTNRVQLMVTYGTK; this is encoded by the coding sequence ATGATTCATACTGTTAAAAAGACAATCACCGCAATTTCTATGGTGGTTTTAGGAAGTATATTACTTTACAACTGTGAACCGGATGCGGATACTTTGGGGGAACAGTTGTTTTTGGACGGGGCCGCACAAGGGAATGTAGAAGCTTTTGAGGTTACTGCTTACAATATTGATAATAATGATACCATACGTACAGATGCCGCAAAACTTACCAATGGAGTTCTTGGGGCTTTTAATGAGAGCCAGTTCGGAATGCAGAAGGCATCATATCTTACCCAGGTTAAATTATCAACCTACGATCCTGATTTTGGAACCAATGCAACTGTAGATTCCGTAGTGCTTGTAATAAAACCGAAGTTTGCTTCAGATTCTGTTACAACGAATACGGTAGATGATAATTATACTTACACTACCGCAGCAGATGGAGCGGTAAATGCTAAAAAAGTTGTAAATACATATCCTGTTTTAAAATTTGGAAAAGCTAAAAGAAGTTTAACCATAAAAGTTAATGAAGTACAGACTTTCCTTAAAGCAGCATCAGATACGGTAAAGTCTAATGACGTTTTTGCGTTTGACTCTAATGAATTAGGTTCAAAAGTATTTAATGGAAACGCGAGCTCTATTGCCATTACAAAAGATGATGGAGGTACAGCGTTATTTACTGCTTCTACACCGGGAATCCGAATTCCGTTGGATAAAAATTTCTTCCAGACTAAAATTATCGCTAAAAAAGACCAGCCTGAACTTCAGGATGCTTCCAATTTTATCCGTTATTTTAAAGGGTTAAGAGTTTCTGTTGCTGAATCGGATGGATATCTTTTCCAGTTTTCTCCAAACGATATGGAAATGATCATGTATTACAAATATGATAAAACAGAAAATGGTACCACAACAAGGCCACAGACTTCTTACTCATTTGTATTGGGAACAGGAAATGCACATATTGGTCAATACCAATATGAAAGAACAGGTTCTGCATTAGGTAATTTTACGGGTATTGGAAATACAGTAACGGGTGATGCAAAACTTTATACTCAGGCAATGGGTGGTCCTTCTATTGGAGTGAAAATTCCGGAATCAACCATTACGGAGCTTAAAAATAGAGTTTCGGAAAAGAAGGCAGGAATCATCAGTGCTAAAATAAGAATATATGTAGATCCTTTATGGAACGATACCAATTATGCAATGCCTACAGAATTTACATTACTGCGCAGGTATGTTGATCCAAGTTCCACCAATCCTACTAAAGTTAAATCGAATTTCACAAACGATCTGTTAAAACTGGCAGGAGTTCCGGGATATGCCATTTTTAAAGCATATGATTTGGATAAAGAAAAACCTTATTATGACTTTATTGTTACACAGTCTATAAAGGAGATGATTGAGCCGGAAAGCAAACCATCAACAGATAAAACCGAAACAAAATATTTCAAAATAGATTTAGGATCATTTGAACCGAATTCTGACGGGACAAGTCTTGCTGGATTTAAATCTACCACTACTTCTTATAACACAAGAAGAGCTGTATTTATAGGAACAGATGCAGGAAATACTAACCGGGTACAGTTAATGGTTACTTACGGAACAAAATAA
- a CDS encoding LytR/AlgR family response regulator transcription factor, whose product MNSKRILFMTIVFVLIGIIPKLLKNSITDWQILALYFTYIASCFISFYTINTFLFASKSNFSHLTRFVIGIICGFVLLTFVHLLFLNIQPNRLVYFLNLKEIDFHSIITTTAFRTFIIQSVVYVCICFFKNIDEKITFQNEIIHLNNYLNDLRNNLPEKKEFKKTIITRFKDKVIPVDVSEIAFFHLSNGLVFQYLFSGQKYIQNDSLESFEKDLDPTLFYRANRQFLIHKKTVERVEQIENRKLKVALTLPEPEEIIISKAKASAFIRWLEN is encoded by the coding sequence ATGAATAGTAAAAGAATATTATTTATGACTATTGTATTTGTGCTAATAGGAATTATACCGAAACTTCTAAAAAATTCAATTACTGATTGGCAAATCTTAGCATTATATTTTACCTACATTGCGAGTTGTTTTATATCATTTTATACAATCAATACCTTCTTATTTGCTTCAAAATCAAACTTTTCACATCTGACAAGATTTGTCATTGGAATTATCTGCGGTTTTGTATTGCTAACATTTGTTCATTTGTTATTTCTTAATATTCAGCCCAATAGGCTTGTATATTTCCTGAATCTGAAAGAAATTGATTTTCACAGTATAATAACAACCACTGCTTTTCGGACTTTTATTATACAAAGTGTTGTCTATGTTTGTATATGCTTTTTTAAAAATATTGATGAGAAAATTACCTTTCAAAATGAAATTATACATTTAAATAATTATTTAAACGATCTGCGTAATAATCTTCCGGAGAAAAAAGAATTTAAAAAGACCATTATTACCCGTTTTAAGGATAAAGTAATTCCCGTTGATGTATCGGAGATTGCATTTTTTCACTTATCCAATGGCCTCGTTTTTCAATACTTATTTTCTGGCCAAAAATATATTCAGAATGATAGCCTGGAAAGTTTTGAAAAAGATCTTGACCCAACTCTTTTTTATCGTGCTAACCGTCAATTTTTAATCCACAAAAAAACGGTTGAAAGAGTAGAGCAGATTGAAAACAGAAAGCTTAAAGTTGCACTTACTCTTCCAGAACCGGAAGAAATTATTATCAGCAAAGCAAAGGCTTCCGCATTTATTAGGTGGTTGGAAAATTAA